One Fulvia fulva chromosome 12, complete sequence genomic region harbors:
- a CDS encoding Transcriptional activator protein DAL81, whose protein sequence is MEASSSSYGRKYKSRKERPCDACRRRKVCCIRDPGDEACYLCRTSGQVCSYDQGPTPRRRRVHPAATGLPGSTISVVSSSATATPDAAPSTSFPPGDLQTTAEASRHTRTEWISQFCGPSGDLDPFVLRHSTFNQSDLHKTDGFACLRVRVAGAPPAMFVLVPEDYLNARLAHYPPSSLLDPAYPLHHELLTTYFEVIHTSYPLLDPSRFTKGNEIDLPLLAAMYGLAIPFCPAAKDIALAPLQDYVSRALSTDSRAPRLEIIETALLFIQRHPETHRTPPLPGIYPEIGTLVGMSHDLGLNVDPSNWDMSPVDRGRRKRLWWSVYITDKWAALGLGRPCYIHEDGSTVPLPVAEDLPATMITGTVLPHTCSRMFVAFAALSQILSAVLSTFYTTKPAETLGASTTEEIERLGAYFDMQLANFQTRYLSELLRVNDIFLDPTGTVFLAFYTVQIAVHKALLRILPSTEPLYLRVRSQAKITVNAISTLLENLQVTRLRAFWWSPICRSNFSMAGSFMFAMLLSSVTEEEVEYWTNEITRYRRLLDMHSLSFDTTKLAAARMNALASVGQVRRDDMAAPDNSNTAHQQAFCRDFGLDLATASSR, encoded by the exons ATGGAAGCCAGCTCGTCCAGCTACGGCCGGAAGTACAAAAGTCGAAAGGAACGACCATGCGATGCTTGCAGACGAAGGAAGGTGTGCTGCATTCGAGATCCTGGCGATGAGGCGTGCTATCTATGCCGGACATCTGGACAGGTGTGTTCGTATGATCAAGGACCTACCCCGAGGAGAAGGAGGGTCCATCCCGCGGCAACAGGTCTGCCCGGGAGTACCATTTCAGTTGTGAGCTCTTCGGCTACTGCGACACCTGATGCAGCACCGTCAACATCTTTCCCGCCTGGAGACCTGCAGACGACAGCCGAGGCGTCGAGACATACCCGCACAGAATGGATCAGCCAGTTTTGCGGCCCGTCCGGCGACCTTGACCCTTTCGTGCTTAGACACTCGACATTCAACCAGTCTGACCTCCACAAGACCGATGGCTTTGCATGTCTTCGCGTCCGCGTGGCTGGAGCGCCGCCGGCAATGTTCGTTCTGGTGCCCGAAGACTACTTGAATGCTCGACTAGCACACTATCCTCCAAGCAGTCTGCTTGACCCAGCATATCCGCTTCATCACGAGCTGCTGACGACGTACTTTGAGGTCATACATACGAGCTACCCGTTGTTGGACCCCAGTCGTTTCACGAAAGGCAATGAGATCGATCTACCGCTGCTGGCGGCAATGTATGGACTGGCTATACCGTTTTGTCCTGCGGCAAAGGATATTGCGCTGGCTCCCTTACAGGACTACGTCTCCCGAGCACTCTCGACTGATAGTCGTGCTCCGCGCCTGGAGATCATCGAGACGGCTTTACTGTTTATTCAACGCCACCCTGAAACGCATCGCACGCCACCATTACCCGGGATCTATCCCGAAATTGGAACACTGGTCGGTATGAGCCATGATCTTGGGTTGAATGTCGATCCCTCGAACTGGGATATGTCACCTGTGGATCGCGGTCGAAGAAAACGTCTTTGGTGGTCTGTGTATATTACAGACAAATGGGCCGCTCTCGGACTCGGACGCCCGTGTTACATTCACGAAGATGGCTCAACGGTGCCCCTGCCGGTCGCAGAAGACCTGCCTGCGACTATGATCACGGGTACAGTGCTCCCGCATACATGCTCTCGTATGTTCGTGGCATTCGCGGCGCTTTCCCAGATCTTGTCCGCGGTCCTTTCGACGTTCTACACGACGAAACCAGCAGAAACTCTTGGTGCTTCGACTACTGAAGAGATAGAAAGACTTGGTGCTTATTTCGATATGCAGCTCGCAAACTTTCAGACACGGTATTTGTCAGAGCTACTTCGTGTCAACGACATATTCCTGGATCCGACAG GTACGGTGTTTCTCGCGTTTTACACGGTCCAAATCGCTGTCCACAAGGCGCTCCTTCGCATCCTACCATCCACCGAGCCTCTCTACCTTCGGGTCCGATCTCAGGCTAAAATCACTGTAAACGCTATCTCGACCCTTCTGGAAAACCTTCAAGTCACTCGTCTAAGGGCATTTTGGTGGTCTCCGATCTGTCGCAGTAACTTCTCTATGGCCGGATCTTTCATGTTCGCAATGCTACTTTCCTCCGTGACAGAAGAGGAAGTCGAGTACTGGACGAATGAGATCACGAGATATCGGCGCTTGCTGGATATGCACAGTCTTTCATTCGACACCACAAAACTTGCAGCAGCGAGGATGAATGCGTTGGCTAGTGTTGGACAAGTCAGGCGAGATGATATGGCGGCGCCTGACAATAGCAACACGGCGCACCAGCAAGCTTTTTGCCGAGATTTTGGACTTGATCTCGCAACAGCTTCTTCTAGATGA
- a CDS encoding Putative lipoate-protein ligase A produces MILRHHLFKSAYARGVTRLPTATRRCLSSSALEGLQKPVQSYISRSRDPYLNLSIEHYLLQKAAPDSAVLFLYVNRPSIIIGRNQNPWLEVNLALLDASRGRPETEPPGLGGVDLVRRRSGGGTVFHDEGNVNWTVICPSTQFTRDKHAEMVVRALRSCGVERSRVNARHDIVLDQGHRAARADPDDTHSTPFEAIDFDTPKPLKVSGSAYKLTRNRALHHGTCLLSSPNLPVIPDYLHSPAKPFMTARGVESVSSPVGNILLSNDDFIAAVQKHFSKHYEAQSQPTIEVDEGWLEQEDIRKGYEELKSLDWTYLQTPQYSLSTKSQVLLDADLELSVRYGAITDGALTIGAEGGASDQKHALDSRMIRRKVHEVDSWESAMGITLDHLDSWQRGRLIEWLEKMLPRPIAP; encoded by the coding sequence ATGATTTTAAGGCACCATCTGTTCAAGAGCGCCTACGCCAGAGGGGTGACTCGACTGCCAACAGCAACGCGGAGGTGCCTCTCGTCCTCAGCACTGGAAGGCCTGCAAAAGCCAGTGCAATCCTACATCTCTCGGTCGCGTGATCCATACCTGAATCTGTCCATCGAGCATTATCTGCTACAGAAAGCTGCACCTGATTCGGCTGTACTATTTCTGTACGTCAACCGTCCTAGCATCATCATCGGCAGGAACCAGAATCCATGGCTGGAGGTCAATCTTGCATTGCTGGATGCTTCCCGTGGACGACCCGAAACGGAGCCTCCCGGTCTGGGAGGTGTTGATCTTGTACGGAGGAGGAGTGGTGGCGGCACAGTCTTCCATGATGAGGGAAATGTGAACTGGACGGTGATATGTCCTTCGACCCAGTTCACCCGCGACAAGCATGCCGAAATGGTAGTGCGGGCATTGAGGAGCTGTGGTGTCGAGCGATCAAGAGTCAATGCTCGGCATGACATTGTACTTGATCAAGGCCATCGTGCTGCGAGGGCTGACCCAGACGACACGCACAGCACACCTTTCGAGGCCATTGACTTTGATACACCGAAGCCATTGAAGGTCTCTGGCTCTGCGTACAAGCTCACCAGAAACCGGGCACTGCATCACGGAACGTGCTTACTGTCAAGCCCGAATCTTCCTGTCATACCAGACTACTTACATTCGCCCGCGAAGCCGTTCATGACTGCTCGTGGTGTCGAGAGTGTTAGCTCACCGGTTGGGAACATCTTGCTGAGCAACGACGACTTTATCGCAGCCGTGCAGAAGCACTTTTCGAAGCACTACGAGGCTCAAAGTCAGCCGACGATAGAGGTCGATGAAGGGTGGTTAGAGCAGGAAGATATCCGCAAAGGCTACGAGGAACTGAAGTCTCTCGACTGGACATACCTACAGACGCCACAGTACAGTCTGTCGACCAAATCTCAGGTGCTCCTTGATGCTGATCTCGAACTTTCCGTTCGATACGGTGCCATCACGGATGGTGCGCTTACTATCGGTGCTGAGGGCGGCGCGTCAGACCAGAAGCATGCCCTCGACAGCAGGATGATCCGTCGCAAGGTGCACGAGGTCGACTCGTGGGAGTCTGCCATGGGAATAACCTTGGATCACCTGGACTCCTGGCAGCGTGGACGCTTGATAGAGTGGCTGGAGAAAATGCTACCGAGACCTATAGCTCCTTGA